From the genome of Primulina eburnea isolate SZY01 chromosome 12, ASM2296580v1, whole genome shotgun sequence, one region includes:
- the LOC140807230 gene encoding fructose-1,6-bisphosphatase, cytosolic: MDHEGDAMRTDLMTITRFVLNEQSKYPESRGDFTILLSHIVLGCKFVCSSVSKAGLAKLIGLAGETNVQGEEQKKLDVLSNEVFIKALVSSGRTCILVSEEDEEALFVEPSHRGKYCVVFDPLDGSSNIDCGVSIGTIFGIYMIKDDGEPTIENVLQPGKNMLAAGYCMYGSSCTFVISTGTGVNGFTLDPSLGEFILTHPDIKIPKKGIIYSVNEGNAKNWDGPTAKYVDKCKFPKDGLPAKSLRYIGSMVADVHRTLLYGGIFLYPADKKSPNGKLRVLYEVFPMSFLMEQAGGQAFTGKQRALDLVPKKIHERSPIFLGSYDDVEEIIALYAAERQS, encoded by the exons ATGGATCACGAGGGGGATGCGATGCGGACAGATTTGATGACCATTACTCGGTTCGTGTTGAACGAGCAATCCAAATATCCGGAGTCTCGCGGGGACTTCACCATATTGCTCAGTCACATAGTTCTTGGCTGCAAGTTCGTTTGCTCTTCTGTTAGCAAG GCAGGTTTGGCCAAACTCATAGGGCTCGCAGGTGAGACCAACGTGCAG GGCGAAGAGCAGAAGAAATTAGATGTGCTCTCGAATGAAGTTTTCATCAAGGCATTGGTCAGCAGCGGCAGAACA TGCATCCTTGtctcagaagaggatgaagaagcACTATTTGTAGAACCATCGCACAGAGGAAA GTATTGTGTTGTGTTCGATCCTCTGGATGGGTCGTCCAATATCGACTGTGGTGTTTCCATCGGAACC ATATTTGGGATTTACATGATCAAAGATGACGGTGAACCAACGATAGAAAATGTGTTACAACCAGGAAAGAACATGTTGGCTGCTGGCTACTGCATGTATGGGAGCTCTTGCACG TTTGTTATAAGTACTGGAACTGGAGTCAATGGTTTCACGCTCGATCCATCTCTTGGAGAGTTTATATTGACTCATCCTGATATCAAG ATCCCAAAGAAAGGAATAATATATTCTGTTAATGAAGGAAATGCCAAGAACTGGGATGGCCCAACTGCAAA GTATGTGGATAAATGCAAGTTCCCTAAAGATGGCTTGCCAGCAAAATCTCTACGATACATTGGAAG TATGGTAGCGGATGTACATCGCACATTGCTCTATGGAGGCATCTTTCTGTACCCAGCGGACAAGAAAAGCCCGAACGGAAAACTGAG GGTTCTCTACGAAGTTTTCCCAATGTCATTTTTGATGGAACAAGCTGGAGGACAGGCATTCACAGGGAAACAAAGG GCACTTGACTTAGTTCCTAAAAAGATACACGAGCGTTCTCCAATATTCCTCGGTAGCTACGATGATGTTGAGGAGATCATAGCATTGTATGCAGCCGAAAGACAAAGTTGA